The following proteins are co-located in the Triticum aestivum cultivar Chinese Spring chromosome 1A, IWGSC CS RefSeq v2.1, whole genome shotgun sequence genome:
- the LOC123045771 gene encoding uncharacterized protein produces MPAAAAPAPPAPSLDARTGGRVLRRAAAHLLHPASLPPLLLAALLLLLFRSALFAGTLRLSSFADRDPALRSLLLRLSPPAQPSPPAPQHHLPRRRSPFTSTSSSLSDDDFLVGPFDPVSSAPSSRRNASYHNIFFTSFSTPKPYPVPLSQLLPSSASPFLLAIHNETSSPKPASPRGGELRLLDLTRHDAAAIINLLALLSSAHVLAILGYITVHSIALGTVFASVAGRHLPERRRGFFLSGAAMGARRLTGFAFLRWATRDAVVQMLCLWFFADVHDQAQLFRLFVVAKLMPFSASANPWLAAAISGPELDGFFIAWALLDAVVSVLFTVVPWVVAMDRDPRPPGRNAVKEGCYLVSLMATDATLIKCWETVVCGSMGRLIMVTFGGKVLGGFLHSFAEVYFMVVWLMFYFAARCKESRLGGRQFGLEDVAAALN; encoded by the coding sequence ATGCCGgcagccgccgcgcccgcgccaccgGCACCGAGCCTGGACGCGCGTACGGGTGGCCGCGTCCTGCGCCGAgcggcggcgcacctcctccacccgGCCTCGCTCCCTCCGCTCCTCCTCgcagcgctcctcctcctcctcttccggtCAGCCCTCTTTGCTGGCACGCTTCGCCTCTCCTCCTTCGCGGACCGCGATCCCGCCCTCCGCtccctccttctccgcctctcgcCTCCCGCCCAGCCCTCCCCACCGGCTCCGCAGCACCACCTCCCCCGCCGCCGGTCCCCCTTCACTTCCACCTCGTCCTCCCTCTCCGACGACGACTTCCTCGTCGGACCCTTCGACCCGGTCTCGTCCGCCCCCTCCAGCCGACGCAACGCCTCCTACCACAACATCTTCTTCACGTCCTTCTCCACCCCCAAACCCTACCCCGTACCCCTCTCCCAGCTGCTCCCCTCATCCGCTTCCCCCTTCCTCCTTGCCATCCACAACGAGACCTCCTCGCCGAAGCCTGCCTCGCCCCGGGGCGGTGAGCTCAGGCTGCTCGACCTGACCAGGCACGACGCTGCGGCGATCATCAACCTCCTCGCTCTGCTCTCGTCTGCTCATGTGCTCGCGATCCTTGGGTACATCACTGTGCACTCCATAGCTCTCGGCACGGTGTTCGCTTCTGTAGCGGGGCGCCACCTGCCTGAACGGCGGCGAGGGTTCTTCCTTTCCGGTGCGGCAATGGGCGCTAGGAGGCTCACTGGGTTTGCATTCCTGCGGTGGGCGACTCGGGATGCGGTTGTGCAGATGCTCTGCCTCTGGTTCTTTGCTGACGTGCACGACCAGGCGCAGCTGTTCAGGCTCTTTGTGGTTGCCAAGCTCATGCCGTTTTCAGCATCTGCAAACCCATGGCTTGCTGCAGCCATTTCTGGCCCagagcttgatggcttcttcatcGCGTGGGCTCTTCTTGATGCTGTTGTATCGGTGTTGTTCACGGTGGTGCCATGGGTGGTTGCAATGGATCGTGATCCGCGTCCACCTGGCCGCAATGCTGTGAAGGAAGGCTGCTATCTTGTGTCATTGATGGCAACCGATGCCACCTTGATCAAGTGCTGGGAGACAGTGGTGTGTGGCAGCATGGGGCGGCTCATTATGGTTACATTTGGTGGCAAAGTTCTTGGCGGGTTCCTCCACTCATTCGCAGAGGTGTACTTCATGGTGGTGTGGCTGATGTTCTACTTTGCAGCAAGGTGTAAGGAATCACGATTGGGTGGCCGTCAGTTTGGACTGGAGGATGTGGCAGCTGCTCTCAATTGA